In one Pasteuria penetrans genomic region, the following are encoded:
- a CDS encoding SpoIIIAH-like family protein, with protein MSMRKQTMWLISMLAMMVVLSVYYVATGPTSLTIWPNSEPSQQVDGGDEDVSNRNAKVQTLSPMMGAVKEGSDYFIGQQLQRTTLRQRKTEEAMKQIADPKATKEQVELAQQQVEQLAKLDRQENSLEEGIRKQGFSDALVLLGDPQVNIIVQSSELTKGQVVKLIQLAEKHLGVDPVHVSVTHRA; from the coding sequence ATGTCTATGCGTAAGCAAACCATGTGGCTGATCAGTATGCTGGCTATGATGGTAGTGTTGTCCGTTTATTATGTTGCCACAGGACCCACATCCTTGACGATATGGCCTAACTCTGAGCCTTCACAACAGGTGGATGGGGGGGATGAGGATGTATCGAATAGAAATGCAAAGGTACAGACCTTGTCACCCATGATGGGTGCAGTGAAGGAGGGGAGTGATTACTTCATTGGGCAACAATTGCAGCGGACCACGTTGCGGCAGCGTAAGACGGAGGAGGCAATGAAACAAATTGCTGATCCAAAGGCTACTAAGGAGCAGGTGGAATTGGCACAGCAGCAGGTGGAACAATTGGCGAAGTTGGATCGGCAGGAGAATTCCCTGGAGGAGGGGATTCGTAAGCAGGGCTTTTCCGATGCCTTGGTTTTACTTGGGGATCCACAGGTCAATATTATTGTTCAGAGTTCTGAACTTACGAAGGGGCAGGTAGTAAAGTTGATTCAATTGGCGGAGAAGCATTTGGGTGTTGACCCGGTTCATGTTTCCGTTACACATCGCGCGTAG
- the spoIIIAG gene encoding stage III sporulation protein AG, with product MTERLGGRDRQRRLVWLVLLGLFGIGLLVFSTITHRNTQPAQEDPPSPPFPTHGPASDHGLDPMLLYEQQYERTLRGVLGKVAGVSDVEIVVNLDSTVEDVVQVDVRDAEQVTTELDQRGGNRSITQHHKDKKTAYVKTRDGEQPVIIKRVKPKVRGVLVVARGVERVAVRATIIEAIQRALEVPAHRIAVLPKGN from the coding sequence TTGACGGAGCGTTTGGGGGGAAGGGACCGACAGCGTCGTTTGGTTTGGCTTGTTTTACTGGGTTTGTTTGGAATAGGATTGTTGGTATTTTCTACTATAACCCATCGCAATACACAACCTGCACAGGAGGATCCTCCTTCGCCTCCTTTTCCAACCCATGGTCCGGCGTCCGATCATGGACTGGATCCGATGCTCTTATATGAGCAGCAATATGAACGGACACTGCGTGGGGTGTTGGGGAAGGTAGCTGGAGTAAGCGATGTGGAGATTGTTGTCAATTTGGATTCTACGGTCGAGGATGTGGTACAGGTGGATGTGCGGGATGCTGAACAGGTGACGACGGAACTAGATCAACGGGGAGGGAATCGTTCCATCACCCAGCACCATAAGGATAAGAAGACGGCTTATGTGAAGACCCGGGATGGGGAGCAACCTGTCATCATCAAACGAGTAAAGCCCAAGGTGCGAGGTGTTTTGGTGGTTGCTCGCGGTGTGGAGAGAGTGGCCGTTAGGGCCACCATCATCGAGGCGATCCAGCGTGCCCTGGAGGTTCCAGCCCATAGAATTGCGGTGTTACCCAAGGGTAATTGA
- a CDS encoding stage III sporulation protein AF yields the protein MANLGTGIQQLILLVLLATFVHLLLPSSGLERYARLVLGLTMVWAILHWLLGLIGQRSAMVFPDFPWPVKRGESEVTSIQRQGDYLRQLREKTAHHQAEQALAIALTRYVESQFSVRVVKASVVLESRGQQVTQARVVLTRLQGGRDDSISGGREQRFIRPVEIGVDRLGEKEGGVHHVEGGIAGDLCRSVQRAVAQWLGISPDRVEVVQEGRGLG from the coding sequence ATGGCCAATTTGGGTACTGGAATACAACAGTTGATTTTATTGGTGTTGTTGGCAACTTTTGTGCACCTGTTACTGCCGAGTTCAGGTTTGGAACGTTATGCCCGTTTGGTTCTCGGACTTACCATGGTATGGGCGATCCTACATTGGTTGCTGGGTCTGATTGGCCAGCGATCTGCGATGGTATTTCCGGATTTTCCATGGCCTGTCAAGAGGGGGGAAAGTGAGGTAACCTCCATCCAGAGACAGGGGGACTATTTGCGTCAGTTGCGCGAGAAAACAGCTCATCACCAGGCGGAGCAAGCACTGGCCATAGCCCTGACACGGTATGTAGAGAGCCAGTTTTCTGTTCGGGTGGTGAAGGCTTCTGTGGTTTTGGAATCCAGGGGGCAACAAGTAACGCAAGCGCGTGTTGTATTGACCCGGTTGCAGGGGGGGAGGGATGATTCAATATCAGGGGGACGCGAGCAGAGGTTCATCCGTCCCGTGGAAATAGGGGTCGACAGGTTAGGTGAAAAGGAAGGGGGGGTTCATCATGTTGAGGGGGGAATAGCGGGGGATTTATGTCGGTCTGTACAGAGAGCAGTGGCACAGTGGTTGGGAATATCACCGGATAGGGTGGAGGTGGTCCAGGAGGGGAGGGGGTTGGGCTGA
- the spoIIIAE gene encoding stage III sporulation protein AE: protein MSQSPEPMKMDASRDRDQGSGSGFPSPLEHVPPVDQQWYSPSVETREHGDSYPSKDTPLTDSSSARSMLIQWIDSQLSSLPLGPLLETWQDLRKNYGSYFTHGAWPKTPWSQWIPGGGESWHWSDWLNAAYKFLLDEVMKSWQLLGTLVMLTVLSMVLGAIQTAFLRPIVSRVAQTVIVMVLLLLVVNSFSWSAGAVLDAIQRMSQFLLAMLPIMFALLASLGHVGSVTLFHPLIVSFIHWISLGVQYWVIPLLFLATILYVVSSLSSHYSLSQLAKLLHRIGLFSLGTMLTLFLSSLSIQGGAVAVADGVVLRTAKYLTGNFVPVVGHTIAEAADTVAGASLLIKNAIGLAGVVVLLLLCAFPALKIAMIALLYNVAAAVLQPMGESPIIESLSHVGKLLLHVFAALATVGLMFFLAITILLAAGNISLFLR from the coding sequence TTGTCACAATCACCTGAACCTATGAAAATGGATGCCTCACGTGATAGGGATCAGGGGTCTGGTTCTGGGTTTCCGTCTCCGTTGGAACATGTACCACCTGTAGACCAGCAGTGGTATTCCCCTTCCGTGGAAACACGGGAACATGGTGATAGCTATCCTTCCAAGGATACCCCCCTCACGGATTCCTCCTCGGCCCGTAGTATGTTGATACAGTGGATTGATAGCCAGCTTTCCTCCTTGCCCCTGGGACCCTTATTGGAAACGTGGCAGGATCTTCGTAAAAACTATGGTTCATACTTTACGCATGGTGCCTGGCCGAAAACTCCGTGGAGTCAGTGGATACCGGGGGGCGGCGAATCATGGCATTGGTCCGATTGGTTGAATGCCGCGTATAAGTTTCTTCTGGACGAGGTTATGAAGAGCTGGCAGTTGTTAGGAACGCTTGTTATGTTGACCGTGCTGAGCATGGTATTAGGGGCGATTCAAACGGCATTCCTACGACCTATTGTGAGTCGTGTGGCCCAAACGGTCATCGTTATGGTGTTATTGTTGCTTGTTGTCAACAGCTTCAGTTGGTCTGCTGGTGCGGTTTTGGATGCCATTCAACGAATGTCTCAGTTCCTGTTAGCCATGTTGCCGATTATGTTTGCCCTGCTTGCTTCCCTTGGTCATGTAGGTTCCGTAACCCTGTTTCATCCGTTGATAGTTTCGTTCATTCACTGGATTAGTTTAGGTGTTCAATATTGGGTTATCCCCCTTTTGTTTCTGGCTACGATTCTCTACGTGGTAAGTTCTCTATCGTCACATTATTCCCTGAGTCAGCTAGCGAAATTGTTGCATCGGATTGGTCTTTTCTCCTTAGGGACCATGTTGACGCTCTTTCTGTCTTCCCTTTCCATTCAGGGTGGGGCGGTTGCGGTTGCGGATGGAGTGGTATTGCGAACAGCCAAATATCTCACAGGGAATTTTGTTCCCGTTGTAGGGCATACGATCGCGGAAGCAGCAGACACGGTGGCCGGTGCCTCTCTCCTGATCAAAAATGCGATTGGTTTGGCAGGGGTTGTGGTTCTTCTTCTGTTGTGTGCTTTTCCCGCTCTGAAGATTGCTATGATTGCACTTCTCTATAATGTAGCGGCGGCGGTGTTACAGCCTATGGGGGAGAGTCCCATCATTGAGAGTTTGTCGCATGTGGGCAAGTTGTTACTCCATGTGTTTGCCGCTCTGGCAACAGTAGGTCTGATGTTTTTCCTGGCCATTACGATTCTATTGGCAGCAGGTAACATCTCTTTGTTTTTACGATAG
- the spoIIIAD gene encoding stage III sporulation protein AD, translating into MEIIQLVGFTLIATFLVLLLKEHRPIFAIALSLFVGISIFLLLSQKIHDVVTVLQQLTQKANIEPQLVVPVLKIIGIAYIAEFGAQIARDAGQETLASKVELAGKVFILLLAIPILLLIIETVLRVLPW; encoded by the coding sequence ATGGAAATCATTCAGTTGGTGGGGTTTACCCTGATTGCCACCTTTCTTGTACTCCTACTTAAGGAACATCGTCCTATTTTTGCGATTGCCCTGTCCCTATTCGTTGGGATCTCCATTTTCCTCCTCTTATCACAGAAAATTCATGATGTAGTAACGGTTCTCCAACAACTCACACAAAAAGCGAATATTGAACCGCAACTTGTGGTACCCGTTCTCAAGATTATTGGTATTGCGTACATTGCTGAATTCGGCGCACAAATTGCTCGTGATGCGGGTCAGGAAACGTTAGCATCCAAGGTGGAGTTGGCCGGTAAGGTGTTCATTCTTCTATTGGCGATTCCTATTCTCTTACTCATTATTGAGACTGTTCTGCGGGTTTTGCCATGGTAG
- the spoIIIAC gene encoding stage III sporulation protein AC codes for MSDHLDTVFQIAGIGIVVAMIHTILRQMGKEDFAHWVTLVGFGVVLFMVAVLIQELFQTIKNVFLFRP; via the coding sequence TTGTCCGATCACCTGGACACAGTGTTCCAAATTGCTGGGATTGGTATTGTGGTTGCTATGATTCATACTATTTTGCGACAAATGGGTAAGGAGGATTTTGCCCATTGGGTCACCTTGGTGGGTTTTGGGGTTGTCTTGTTTATGGTTGCTGTGCTCATTCAGGAGTTGTTCCAGACCATAAAAAATGTGTTTTTGTTCCGACCCTAG
- a CDS encoding stage III sporulation protein AB codes for MFLKLSGGVVLLIASACLGWQASHRLLERPRRLQMWRASLTMIRTEIEYGCRPLADVMEAVATRIEDPVRDILRVCAMQLRMGRVTSAEHALRMAFQRTGACLSLPSSERTLLLQLFGNLGTSTVQDQQRHIALALENLRWEEEQVRGKAITTAKLYRTLGWLGGLLLVLALL; via the coding sequence GTGTTTCTTAAGTTGAGTGGTGGTGTTGTATTGCTCATAGCTTCTGCCTGTTTGGGATGGCAGGCCTCGCATCGTTTACTCGAGCGACCACGCCGTTTACAGATGTGGCGTGCTTCCTTGACTATGATTCGTACGGAAATAGAGTATGGTTGTCGTCCCCTTGCTGATGTCATGGAAGCGGTAGCTACGAGAATTGAGGATCCTGTAAGGGATATTTTACGGGTTTGTGCTATGCAATTACGGATGGGTAGAGTTACCAGTGCGGAACACGCTCTACGAATGGCTTTCCAACGAACAGGTGCATGTTTGTCCCTGCCATCCTCCGAGCGCACTCTCCTTCTACAGCTCTTCGGCAATCTTGGTACCTCTACCGTGCAGGATCAGCAGCGACATATTGCGTTGGCACTGGAAAACCTACGGTGGGAGGAAGAACAGGTGCGGGGAAAGGCTATTACGACGGCGAAACTCTATCGAACACTGGGCTGGTTAGGGGGGTTGTTGTTAGTATTAGCACTCCTATAG
- the spoIIIAA gene encoding stage III sporulation protein AA, which yields MNLGEVYGVLPDALRYPLQRVPEPVQAHLEEIRIRVGRPLEIGTSRGFYFVGSRGGIDKVPRGAVVPTPEDGKILLGRLSQHSLYALEEELQSGFLTLAGGHRVGLTGRTVGVVGGRYRLRDITGFNIRIARSCPHCSRSLLPHLVQNQRLHNTLLLSPPQAGKTTLLRDLARSLSLGSSLIPSLKVSMVDERSELAGCYAGIPQYDIGPRTDVLDGCPKMIGLMMLIRSMSPEVLVIDELGHPSEIRALHEASQAGVRIVATAHAFSYRSAKQRPSFSPLFQSKIFTRIVLLSRREGPGTVERIYDHLGQEITGGNRVS from the coding sequence ATGAATTTAGGAGAGGTGTATGGGGTTCTTCCCGATGCACTGCGTTATCCCCTACAGAGGGTACCGGAACCTGTGCAAGCCCATCTGGAGGAAATTCGCATTCGTGTCGGTCGTCCTCTGGAGATAGGGACATCGAGGGGTTTTTACTTTGTGGGGTCACGTGGGGGTATTGATAAGGTTCCTAGGGGGGCTGTGGTACCCACACCAGAGGATGGGAAGATCTTATTAGGGAGACTGAGTCAACACTCCCTATATGCCTTGGAGGAGGAACTACAGAGTGGCTTTCTCACCTTGGCAGGGGGACACAGGGTAGGTTTGACGGGTAGGACTGTGGGAGTGGTAGGGGGTAGATATCGTTTGCGGGATATCACGGGTTTCAACATTAGGATTGCCCGTTCCTGTCCCCATTGTTCCCGATCCCTATTGCCCCATCTGGTGCAGAATCAGAGGCTACATAACACCTTGTTGCTCTCCCCCCCACAGGCGGGAAAAACCACTCTTCTACGTGATTTAGCACGTTCCCTGAGTCTGGGGAGTTCCCTGATCCCGTCCCTGAAGGTGAGTATGGTGGATGAGCGATCCGAGTTAGCGGGTTGTTATGCTGGGATTCCCCAGTATGATATAGGTCCCCGGACCGATGTTTTGGATGGTTGTCCTAAGATGATAGGCCTCATGATGCTCATCCGATCTATGTCCCCCGAGGTGTTAGTGATAGACGAATTGGGTCATCCGAGTGAAATAAGGGCCCTACACGAAGCCTCCCAGGCAGGGGTGCGGATTGTAGCCACCGCCCATGCTTTCTCCTATCGGTCCGCGAAGCAGCGTCCCTCGTTCTCCCCTCTGTTTCAATCGAAGATCTTTACTCGTATTGTGTTATTGAGCCGACGTGAGGGTCCTGGTACGGTAGAGCGGATCTACGATCATTTGGGACAAGAGATTACGGGGGGAAACCGTGTTTCTTAA
- a CDS encoding ABC transporter permease, producing the protein MTIVSYVFRMVQRKPQAYLGLFINEFIKFSFIFAYDTLFFHPQWQIVPGWEKYIPVLLSFMVASGFGFSIYYSLATLYTGQRRQFGILLSLGMDKRIFNIILFSKVMIIDLCAFMLGIPAGLALGFGLLFFVGHSLEYVDLYPYFSFEALEISVFSALGSFFMAVVAMPFFMKDKVLIGLLRNERGLGNRSGNSLWILYVIFLFFSLGVLVPICFFLPVDWGLNLYVPVQLPLMPVPLFIPMSVVVSGFVILPILCMGLGQCFYRQIIFLFIILLRWNRDFSWKGIRLLWIGNLVHRLHDNVRFFRSFSMALVPLLVLGSFLGILILLPIDRMVGDVGGSESRVTPIFIYRLGGGDRVDSNTWRNLNFVHRTLLSNGLTRIDSYPLVMGPTPTKDRGEYISIYDKQKRNRENTQDGSVGNKEGLFISYRDYKKILDLSGHDVPTLDPDEIAVLCARGDCPASGSLSYSVLEEFGVRGMQYWDSAKSIVSFRDFFPRQWVLGDRVYARALEHRGVRKLWDVNYVLPKNGMNTQIFEALFRVGSMDLGGGGRGNMGFPDSFIYNGVVDSYTPLLSGIFYLVIFLLCSLIMAVNAGSMLFLRMYNDGESQRRQFHNLLRIGFPVHYLRKSVTVQVALIFFIPVLFAVLLSVCEIYYGVRVAKYFSHGVGEEVTEILFAVGWSIVTILFLQVAMFFPMRLWVLRKLEG; encoded by the coding sequence GTGACGATTGTATCCTATGTATTTCGTATGGTTCAACGGAAACCGCAGGCCTATTTGGGTTTATTTATAAATGAGTTTATTAAATTTTCTTTTATTTTCGCTTATGATACGTTATTTTTTCATCCCCAATGGCAAATAGTACCAGGGTGGGAAAAATACATTCCCGTTTTATTATCCTTTATGGTTGCATCTGGTTTTGGTTTTTCCATTTACTATTCCCTGGCTACCCTTTATACAGGGCAGAGGAGGCAATTTGGAATTTTGTTGTCCTTGGGTATGGATAAAAGAATATTCAATATTATATTATTTTCTAAAGTTATGATCATTGATCTTTGTGCGTTTATGTTAGGGATACCGGCTGGATTGGCTCTGGGTTTTGGTCTATTATTTTTCGTTGGACATAGTTTAGAATATGTAGATCTATACCCTTATTTTTCTTTTGAGGCTTTGGAAATTTCTGTATTTTCCGCCTTAGGATCCTTTTTCATGGCTGTCGTTGCTATGCCCTTTTTTATGAAGGATAAGGTGCTGATTGGGTTGCTCCGGAATGAAAGGGGATTGGGGAACAGGTCGGGGAATTCTCTTTGGATTCTATATGTCATTTTTTTATTTTTTTCTTTAGGCGTCCTGGTCCCCATTTGTTTCTTCCTTCCCGTTGACTGGGGGTTGAATTTGTACGTGCCGGTACAGTTACCTCTCATGCCCGTTCCCCTGTTCATTCCTATGTCTGTGGTTGTATCTGGGTTTGTTATTTTACCTATTTTGTGTATGGGATTGGGTCAATGTTTCTACCGTCAGATTATTTTCTTATTTATAATTTTACTTCGTTGGAATAGGGATTTTTCATGGAAGGGCATACGATTGTTGTGGATAGGAAATTTGGTTCATCGTTTGCATGATAATGTCCGTTTTTTTCGTTCTTTTTCCATGGCCCTGGTGCCTCTTCTCGTTTTGGGTAGTTTTTTGGGAATCCTAATTCTGTTGCCAATAGATAGGATGGTGGGGGATGTTGGGGGATCGGAGTCAAGGGTGACTCCTATTTTTATTTATCGTCTTGGTGGGGGGGATAGGGTCGATTCCAACACATGGAGGAATCTAAATTTTGTCCATCGAACTCTCCTCAGCAATGGATTGACTCGTATAGATTCGTATCCGCTCGTGATGGGCCCTACTCCTACGAAAGATAGGGGGGAGTATATTTCTATATATGATAAACAGAAGAGGAATAGGGAAAATACACAGGATGGTTCTGTGGGGAACAAGGAAGGATTGTTTATTTCCTACAGGGATTATAAAAAAATACTGGACCTATCCGGGCATGATGTTCCTACCCTCGATCCCGATGAAATTGCGGTATTGTGTGCGCGCGGGGACTGCCCCGCCTCGGGGTCCCTTTCCTATTCTGTTCTTGAGGAATTTGGTGTCCGAGGGATGCAGTATTGGGATTCAGCGAAGTCCATTGTTTCTTTCCGTGATTTTTTTCCTCGGCAGTGGGTTCTAGGGGACAGGGTATATGCGAGGGCCTTGGAACACCGTGGTGTTCGTAAATTGTGGGATGTGAATTATGTACTGCCTAAGAACGGTATGAATACCCAAATTTTTGAGGCACTGTTTAGGGTGGGGTCTATGGATCTGGGGGGTGGAGGTAGGGGGAATATGGGGTTTCCCGATTCCTTTATTTATAATGGTGTGGTTGACTCATATACACCTCTCCTATCAGGAATTTTTTATTTAGTTATTTTTCTACTATGTTCCCTTATTATGGCTGTTAATGCAGGTAGTATGTTATTTCTCCGTATGTATAATGATGGGGAGAGCCAGAGAAGGCAGTTCCATAATCTACTACGGATAGGTTTTCCGGTACATTATCTACGAAAGTCAGTTACAGTGCAAGTTGCCCTGATTTTTTTTATACCTGTATTGTTTGCAGTACTCCTATCGGTTTGTGAGATTTATTATGGAGTAAGGGTTGCAAAATATTTTTCACATGGGGTTGGGGAAGAAGTAACAGAGATTTTATTCGCTGTTGGGTGGTCTATAGTTACCATTTTGTTCCTCCAGGTTGCAATGTTTTTTCCAATGCGTCTATGGGTATTGCGCAAGCTAGAGGGGTGA
- a CDS encoding ABC transporter permease has product MKRRVHMLGREPHEQQRNGVIIRGWRVLISHLGWGGIGNRWPAFFCFLLGILCIFCIWVGLATISKTRGWGYPYPTEAFRALVQDYEILWECTKTTMSLSLIGTVASVVFGIPMTILLYLLPTLGRCFQPILTATQNVPSPLWALLLVLPLGMNVGTGLFIVFLSTFFPIFVSMSNGMQQVDPGLQTYLKIAGASRWQHLIHLALPSSIGPCFSGLRLAFTYSIWAGIWAEGIGIGENRRGIGWVVRESSRVNFRMDRLFAATFLLVISGLIFVAVLYVVFYFVFRRSRKWGGL; this is encoded by the coding sequence ATGAAGAGGCGAGTCCATATGCTAGGAAGAGAACCCCATGAGCAACAGAGGAACGGGGTGATCATCAGGGGTTGGAGGGTGCTTATATCTCATTTAGGATGGGGCGGAATAGGGAATCGATGGCCAGCGTTTTTTTGTTTTTTACTTGGCATTCTATGTATTTTCTGCATTTGGGTGGGTTTGGCAACGATTTCCAAAACGCGGGGATGGGGTTATCCCTACCCTACCGAGGCCTTTCGTGCATTAGTACAGGACTATGAAATTTTGTGGGAGTGTACGAAAACAACGATGTCCCTATCGTTGATCGGGACGGTAGCCAGTGTTGTTTTCGGTATCCCAATGACTATTTTGCTTTATTTGTTACCCACACTCGGAAGATGTTTTCAACCTATTTTGACGGCCACTCAAAATGTTCCTTCACCCCTCTGGGCTCTTTTGCTGGTTTTACCCCTTGGTATGAACGTAGGAACGGGTCTCTTCATCGTTTTTCTGTCTACGTTTTTTCCCATTTTTGTTTCTATGAGCAATGGGATGCAACAAGTAGATCCCGGTCTACAGACCTATTTAAAGATTGCGGGGGCCTCTCGTTGGCAGCATCTTATCCACCTCGCGTTGCCTAGTAGTATAGGGCCCTGTTTTTCTGGGCTCCGGTTGGCTTTTACCTATAGTATATGGGCAGGTATATGGGCCGAGGGGATTGGGATAGGTGAAAATAGGAGGGGAATAGGATGGGTTGTTCGCGAATCCTCTCGTGTGAATTTTCGGATGGACCGCCTTTTTGCTGCCACCTTTCTCCTTGTGATTTCTGGTCTAATTTTCGTGGCTGTTCTTTACGTTGTTTTTTACTTTGTTTTCCGTCGATCAAGGAAGTGGGGAGGATTATAG
- a CDS encoding ABC transporter substrate-binding protein: MGLFFSFWDRMNRLKLGFFISFMILGLVGCGGDPDQGPPVRIALDWTQNTHHTGLYVAKYLGFFRREGFGHVEILPTNVSVERIVGSNQADVGFIGQKGFLRAVDRDIPIRSIAAVVQNNVEGIAVAGDSNIIQFKDLEGKRYGSYGGSTELAVLQFMMRKAGGDPGKMRMVELGDFNDLEAIRQGIVDAVWVFQGWTGIEAALKGHPLRMFSIKDADGRLDPYYPLIVAHKDAVQPQGSASTKLHRIMRALDAGYRYAIEHPREASEIFMKENPLANRELVEASQQFLAHRYQGRASCWGYQEPKRWLDLGDWMKENQLISPSLNVQNFFTNDFLPGDCKALHPSPRGG, translated from the coding sequence TTGGGATTGTTTTTTTCCTTTTGGGATAGGATGAATCGGTTGAAATTGGGTTTTTTCATTTCCTTCATGATTTTAGGATTGGTGGGTTGTGGGGGGGACCCGGATCAAGGCCCCCCTGTTAGGATTGCGCTCGATTGGACCCAGAATACTCACCATACGGGTCTATACGTGGCGAAATACCTTGGCTTTTTCAGGAGGGAAGGTTTCGGTCACGTTGAAATCTTACCAACGAATGTGTCCGTGGAGAGGATAGTAGGCAGTAATCAAGCCGATGTTGGATTCATAGGACAGAAGGGTTTCTTAAGAGCAGTCGATCGGGACATTCCCATTCGCTCCATTGCAGCTGTTGTACAGAACAATGTGGAGGGAATTGCTGTGGCGGGGGATAGCAATATCATTCAATTTAAGGATCTGGAGGGTAAGAGATACGGGAGCTATGGGGGATCAACCGAACTTGCTGTTTTACAGTTTATGATGCGGAAGGCAGGGGGGGACCCCGGGAAAATGAGAATGGTTGAACTCGGCGATTTCAATGATTTGGAAGCAATTCGTCAGGGAATTGTGGATGCTGTATGGGTTTTTCAAGGATGGACGGGTATAGAGGCGGCTTTGAAGGGACACCCCCTACGTATGTTTTCTATAAAGGACGCTGATGGGCGGCTGGATCCTTATTATCCCCTCATAGTGGCTCATAAGGATGCCGTGCAACCACAGGGATCTGCCAGTACAAAACTCCATAGGATTATGCGTGCTCTAGATGCGGGGTATCGTTACGCTATCGAACATCCAAGGGAAGCATCCGAGATCTTCATGAAGGAAAATCCCCTCGCGAATAGGGAGTTAGTAGAGGCCAGCCAGCAGTTCTTAGCCCACCGTTACCAGGGACGGGCGTCTTGTTGGGGGTATCAGGAACCCAAACGATGGTTGGATCTTGGTGATTGGATGAAGGAGAACCAATTGATCTCACCATCGCTTAATGTCCAGAATTTCTTCACTAACGATTTTTTGCCTGGAGACTGTAAGGCCCTACACCCTTCCCCAAGGGGAGGATAG
- a CDS encoding IS256 family transposase, with translation MIPIDLDVDRMEKRIEERIQHYEQKGLSLQESIPHVVEEIEEDSEWAPGPMGRAYTFIANYQFKKQILGGREKHQRGPDFPKVDRNGYKKRKKRTSKGIVVYYDPQPRKGHFRSAVTKPYKKYTKSCIDILSSLRKAGMSIKKISELSNDILRSKISRSTVSRLLMGHLKEENRGFNEEPIRNPHEIRTVKVDAYYKPVRGFGKVAVYVIKASRKNTSGIKTDEVLSSLVNPPETAETWYEALQNVYDRGLRMGPDTLFIADGHKGIRKALSQVYPEAGFQGCQFHKMVNLYQAFRKDRPRKKGVKWEPIRSRIYQDIFHVLDKKEALHGLIRFSDDYQSKLPKLVEGLWASFDDVTTYLDYDLADAVQNRTTGSLERNHREARRYTNGVSCYPTLDSFQRVIDSVYKNFNLEQAKKLSGMDNHSVSAWGLGEFAIPAMYPLSSH, from the coding sequence ATGATTCCAATTGACTTGGATGTAGACAGAATGGAAAAAAGGATAGAAGAACGTATACAACATTACGAACAGAAAGGATTATCGCTTCAGGAATCCATCCCCCATGTAGTGGAAGAGATCGAGGAAGATTCTGAATGGGCTCCTGGTCCCATGGGGAGGGCTTATACTTTTATAGCCAATTATCAGTTTAAAAAACAAATTTTAGGTGGCCGGGAGAAACACCAAAGGGGTCCCGATTTCCCAAAAGTAGACCGAAATGGTTATAAAAAACGTAAAAAACGCACCAGCAAAGGAATTGTGGTTTACTATGACCCCCAGCCAAGGAAAGGGCATTTCCGATCTGCGGTTACTAAACCCTACAAAAAATATACGAAGTCGTGTATAGATATTCTTTCCTCCTTACGTAAGGCCGGTATGTCCATAAAAAAAATATCCGAATTGTCGAATGATATTCTGCGATCAAAAATCTCACGCTCCACTGTGTCAAGATTACTTATGGGACATCTAAAGGAAGAGAATAGAGGATTCAATGAGGAACCCATAAGAAACCCGCATGAAATTAGGACCGTAAAGGTGGATGCTTACTACAAACCCGTTCGTGGATTCGGGAAAGTAGCTGTCTATGTCATAAAAGCGAGTAGGAAAAATACATCAGGGATAAAAACAGATGAGGTTTTATCAAGTTTGGTAAATCCCCCCGAAACAGCTGAAACTTGGTATGAAGCCCTCCAAAATGTTTACGACCGTGGTTTACGGATGGGTCCTGATACCCTTTTTATTGCTGATGGTCATAAGGGAATCAGAAAGGCGCTAAGCCAAGTATATCCCGAAGCAGGTTTTCAAGGGTGTCAATTCCACAAAATGGTGAATCTTTACCAGGCCTTCAGAAAGGATAGACCGAGAAAAAAAGGAGTGAAGTGGGAACCCATCCGAAGCCGGATTTATCAAGACATTTTTCATGTTCTTGACAAAAAAGAAGCCCTTCATGGCTTGATACGCTTTAGTGATGACTATCAATCCAAGTTGCCCAAGCTCGTTGAAGGTCTATGGGCTTCCTTTGATGATGTGACAACGTATCTCGATTACGACCTAGCGGATGCTGTTCAAAATCGTACAACGGGTTCCTTAGAGAGAAATCACAGGGAGGCCAGACGTTATACGAATGGAGTGAGCTGTTATCCTACCCTTGATTCATTCCAAAGGGTGATTGATTCCGTGTATAAAAATTTCAACTTAGAGCAGGCAAAGAAACTTAGTGGGATGGATAATCACTCTGTGTCCGCATGGGGACTGGGAGAATTCGCTATCCCTGCCATGTATCCCCTATCTTCACACTAA